The following proteins are encoded in a genomic region of Candidatus Leptovillus gracilis:
- a CDS encoding endonuclease/exonuclease/phosphatase family protein, which yields MTAVTVATINLRNRADRWSERRHLLVNQIVDSAPDLISLQEVSLPIRQGFWLRNQINMRLTGSVKRPYRLIQRRKAHPVKGYYEGIGILTRLPVRYHDALTLGYGGRVALRVNVELPDRQTLDFISTHLHHVPYEKEARVEQVMRLLGWLRDRRHITHQIIAGDFNERPNGLAIERMKQGFHSAYQLVYDHEPLATFPTALIEPFLLDEADPEIVAACLDYIFVSPAVRVTAVSLFCHQPAAADHTLYPSDHVGLQATVEI from the coding sequence ATGACTGCTGTAACCGTCGCCACCATCAACCTGCGCAACCGCGCCGACCGCTGGAGCGAACGACGGCATCTGCTGGTCAACCAGATCGTGGACAGCGCGCCCGACCTCATCAGTCTGCAAGAAGTGTCGCTGCCCATTCGCCAGGGTTTCTGGCTGCGCAACCAGATCAACATGCGCCTGACGGGGTCCGTGAAACGGCCGTATCGCCTCATCCAGCGCCGCAAAGCCCACCCGGTCAAAGGCTACTACGAAGGCATCGGCATCCTCACCCGGCTGCCGGTGCGCTACCACGACGCGCTGACTTTGGGGTATGGCGGGCGGGTAGCCTTGCGCGTTAACGTGGAACTGCCAGACCGCCAGACGTTGGATTTTATCTCCACCCACCTGCACCACGTTCCCTATGAGAAGGAAGCGCGGGTGGAACAAGTGATGCGCCTCTTGGGTTGGCTGCGCGACCGGCGGCACATCACCCACCAGATTATCGCCGGTGACTTCAACGAAAGGCCCAACGGCCTGGCGATTGAGCGCATGAAACAGGGCTTTCATTCCGCCTATCAACTGGTCTATGACCATGAGCCACTGGCGACGTTTCCTACTGCCTTGATAGAACCTTTTCTGCTGGACGAAGCTGATCCGGAAATAGTGGCTGCCTGCCTGGATTATATTTTTGTCTCACCGGCGGTGCGGGTAACGGCCGTTTCCCTGTTCTGCCACCAACCCGCCGCCGCAGACCACACCCTCTACCCCTCAGACCACGTTGGCCTCCAGGCCACCGTGGAAATTTGA
- a CDS encoding HlyD family efflux transporter periplasmic adaptor subunit, producing the protein MENKKKRNRLYGIIGVVVLLAVMGAFWVSRGQASQTAPTTAETVTVFVGDLSASATASGAVVAGREAALSVTTPGRVQQVNVRVGNVVQAGDILMQLDAADMALNVAAAEQNLKLKQASLADLLADPTSWELAAAQTAVLSAQAQLDDLLGGPTAEEIAAQEANLAAANANVWSSSAQVSQTQNAIKPADIAAAEAGLVAAQANLNSVEMQYTRNPDPDNIQANTALAQAREQVVAAQAALDKLKQGPNANQLGSAQAGLSAVVAQRDATAANLDRLTADPTAAQVAAAQAQVAQAQASLDALLRGATEEQRLVAEAEVAQAEISLADAQAALDTMTVKAPFAGVITAVHFSEGELVTGTVIEMVDNKNLEVVLQVDEIDVGRLQVGQPASMTLETWPNQEIPGEILAIAPGATTSPGSSLVVYEVHVRLGETDLPVLVGMTANANLITAEKTGVLLVPNRAINVDRVSGRYSVNLLLADGQTQETPITIGLRDGRNTEVTSGLNVGDELVVGNAAPRLDFMTGPGQ; encoded by the coding sequence ATGGAAAACAAGAAAAAACGGAATCGCCTTTATGGCATTATTGGCGTTGTGGTCCTTCTGGCGGTCATGGGCGCTTTTTGGGTCTCGCGCGGCCAGGCCAGCCAGACTGCGCCGACAACGGCCGAAACAGTCACCGTCTTTGTCGGCGACCTGTCGGCCAGCGCGACGGCCAGCGGCGCGGTGGTGGCCGGGCGCGAAGCGGCGCTGTCTGTGACGACGCCAGGTCGGGTGCAGCAGGTGAACGTGCGCGTTGGTAACGTGGTGCAGGCCGGCGATATCTTGATGCAGCTCGACGCCGCCGACATGGCCTTGAACGTGGCTGCCGCCGAGCAGAACTTAAAATTGAAACAGGCCAGTCTGGCCGACTTGCTGGCTGACCCCACTTCTTGGGAACTGGCGGCGGCGCAAACGGCCGTTCTCAGCGCCCAGGCCCAGCTAGATGATTTGCTTGGCGGGCCGACTGCCGAAGAAATCGCCGCTCAGGAAGCCAATCTGGCGGCCGCCAACGCCAATGTCTGGTCTTCTTCGGCCCAGGTGAGTCAGACGCAGAACGCCATCAAACCGGCGGACATTGCCGCCGCTGAAGCCGGTCTGGTGGCCGCCCAGGCCAATTTGAACAGTGTGGAAATGCAGTACACCCGTAACCCGGACCCCGACAATATCCAGGCCAATACCGCCCTGGCCCAGGCGCGCGAGCAGGTGGTGGCGGCGCAGGCAGCCCTGGATAAACTAAAACAGGGTCCCAACGCCAATCAGTTGGGCAGCGCACAGGCAGGTTTATCGGCGGTGGTGGCTCAGCGCGACGCCACGGCTGCTAATCTGGACCGGTTGACGGCAGACCCGACGGCGGCGCAGGTAGCGGCGGCGCAGGCGCAGGTGGCCCAGGCGCAAGCCAGCCTGGATGCCCTGCTGCGCGGCGCGACCGAGGAGCAGCGCCTGGTTGCCGAGGCTGAGGTCGCCCAGGCAGAAATTAGTCTGGCCGACGCGCAGGCGGCCCTGGACACCATGACGGTGAAGGCGCCATTTGCCGGGGTGATTACGGCCGTTCATTTCAGCGAAGGTGAATTGGTCACCGGCACGGTCATCGAAATGGTGGACAACAAGAACCTGGAAGTGGTGCTGCAAGTAGACGAAATTGATGTCGGCCGTTTGCAAGTAGGACAACCGGCCAGCATGACCCTGGAAACCTGGCCCAATCAGGAAATCCCCGGCGAAATTCTAGCCATCGCTCCGGGCGCGACTACCTCGCCTGGCAGTTCGCTGGTGGTCTATGAGGTGCATGTCCGCTTGGGTGAAACAGATTTGCCGGTGCTGGTAGGCATGACGGCCAACGCCAACCTGATCACCGCCGAAAAAACCGGCGTGCTGCTGGTTCCTAACCGGGCGATCAATGTCGATCGCGTCTCGGGGCGATACAGCGTCAATTTGTTGTTGGCCGACGGCCAGACACAGGAAACGCCGATTACCATTGGACTGCGCGACGGCCGTAACACGGAAGTAACCAGCGGTCTAAACGTAGGCGACGAGTTGGTGGTGGGCAATGCCGCCCCCCGCCTGGATTTTATGACCGGACCTGGACAATAG
- the aroC gene encoding chorismate synthase yields MLRFLTAGESHGPELTAVLEGLPAGLTVDMDELNRQMARRQLGYGSGGRMKIEKDTVRISAGYMDNQTTGGPLALHLTNRDFAKWRDRQIAPITVPRPGHADLTGAVKYGYRELRLALERASARETAARVAVGAVCQQLLAQFGVTIGSYVVSIGVVTAVIPDDMPYNERFATAESNDVRCPLDTAVPLMRQHISEIMQAKDTIGGVFEIVALGAPAGLGSHVHWDRRLDALLMAAVGSIHAVKGVEIGPAFANTQRPGSQVHDEIYLAADGRTLVRRSNHSGGFEGGVTTGEPIVVRAAMKPISTVLNPRHSVDLATGAEAATVYERSDFCAVPRAGVVGEAMVAYTLANALLEKLGGDSLAEMQPRFTALRRAHLDDLPMDNTPWNFGYE; encoded by the coding sequence ATGCTTCGTTTTTTAACCGCTGGTGAATCGCATGGACCGGAATTGACGGCCGTTCTGGAAGGCCTCCCCGCCGGTCTAACAGTAGACATGGACGAACTCAACCGGCAGATGGCCCGTCGCCAACTTGGCTACGGCTCCGGCGGCCGCATGAAGATTGAAAAAGACACGGTGCGCATTTCCGCCGGATACATGGACAACCAGACCACCGGCGGTCCACTGGCCCTGCACCTGACCAACCGTGATTTTGCCAAATGGCGCGACCGGCAAATCGCGCCGATCACCGTGCCTCGCCCCGGCCACGCCGACCTAACCGGCGCGGTGAAATATGGCTACCGCGAACTGCGCCTGGCGTTGGAACGGGCATCGGCGCGGGAAACGGCCGCGCGCGTGGCCGTCGGCGCGGTGTGCCAGCAGTTGTTGGCCCAGTTTGGCGTGACAATTGGCAGCTACGTGGTGAGCATTGGCGTGGTAACGGCCGTTATCCCCGACGACATGCCCTACAACGAACGCTTTGCCACCGCCGAGAGTAATGACGTGCGCTGTCCATTGGATACGGCCGTACCCCTCATGCGCCAACACATCAGCGAGATTATGCAGGCCAAAGACACCATTGGCGGCGTGTTTGAGATTGTCGCCCTGGGCGCGCCGGCCGGGCTGGGCAGCCACGTCCATTGGGACCGCCGCCTGGACGCCCTGCTAATGGCCGCCGTCGGCTCCATCCACGCCGTGAAAGGCGTCGAGATCGGCCCGGCCTTCGCCAACACCCAACGGCCCGGCTCTCAGGTCCACGACGAAATCTACCTGGCGGCCGACGGCCGTACCCTCGTCCGGCGCAGCAACCACAGCGGCGGCTTTGAAGGCGGCGTCACCACCGGCGAACCCATCGTCGTCCGGGCAGCCATGAAGCCTATCTCCACTGTCCTCAACCCGCGCCACTCCGTAGACCTGGCAACCGGCGCAGAGGCCGCAACAGTCTACGAACGTTCTGATTTTTGCGCCGTACCCCGCGCCGGGGTCGTCGGCGAAGCGATGGTGGCCTATACCCTGGCCAACGCCCTGCTGGAAAAACTGGGCGGCGACAGCCTGGCAGAGATGCAGCCCCGTTTTACCGCCCTGCGCCGCGCCCACCTGGACGACCTGCCGATGGACAATACCCCCTGGAACTTCGGCTACGAATAA
- a CDS encoding peptidylprolyl isomerase, which yields MKRFVWLLIGLLFLVACGAAETAVPPSTPDNEAATAVPPTAVPVTDADADSFLAQASIVREQDWVKGATTPVVTIIEYADFQCPGCAAISPILDSLVEAYPDQVQLVYRHFPLNQIHPNAQKSAEASEAAGAQGAFWEYHDLLFARQGEWSRLDAAAAHDYFIALAAELNLDAARFTQELDDGVYAEYVTASEQEAMQLGLPGTPTGIVNGRIATQLPREISVWQQYINSTAALQTLADRQYDAPPALALEEGAGYFARVRLENGGEFVIELLPESAPLTVNNFVFLANEGWFNGVTFHRVLPGFVAQTGDPTGTGGGGPGYAIPNEIDPALSHDTAGMVAMANSGPDTNGSQWYVTLADVRQLDGGYTIFGRVIEGMDVVQSIAPRDPATNPNAPPGDKIDTVIIETQP from the coding sequence ATGAAACGATTTGTATGGTTGTTGATAGGTCTGCTGTTTTTAGTGGCTTGCGGCGCGGCGGAAACGGCCGTTCCCCCCTCTACGCCGGATAATGAAGCAGCAACGGCCGTTCCCCCCACCGCTGTTCCCGTCACAGACGCCGACGCCGACTCGTTCCTGGCCCAGGCCAGCATTGTGCGTGAACAGGACTGGGTGAAAGGGGCCACCACCCCGGTCGTCACGATCATCGAATACGCTGATTTTCAATGCCCTGGATGCGCGGCCATTTCGCCCATACTCGACAGCCTGGTAGAAGCCTATCCAGACCAGGTACAACTGGTATACCGCCATTTCCCCTTGAACCAAATCCATCCCAACGCCCAAAAATCGGCCGAAGCCAGTGAAGCGGCCGGCGCGCAGGGCGCATTTTGGGAGTATCACGATCTGCTGTTTGCCCGGCAGGGGGAGTGGAGCCGGTTGGATGCGGCCGCGGCCCACGACTACTTCATTGCTCTGGCCGCTGAGCTAAACTTGGACGCCGCCCGCTTCACCCAGGAATTGGACGATGGCGTTTACGCCGAGTATGTGACCGCTTCAGAACAGGAAGCCATGCAGTTGGGGCTGCCGGGCACGCCAACGGGAATTGTCAACGGCCGTATCGCTACCCAACTCCCCCGCGAAATCTCCGTCTGGCAGCAGTACATCAATTCCACCGCCGCCCTGCAAACCCTGGCCGACCGCCAATACGACGCCCCGCCGGCGCTGGCCCTGGAAGAAGGCGCGGGCTATTTCGCCCGCGTCCGCCTGGAAAATGGCGGCGAATTTGTCATCGAACTCCTGCCCGAATCCGCGCCGCTGACCGTCAATAATTTCGTTTTCCTGGCGAATGAAGGCTGGTTTAACGGCGTCACCTTCCACCGTGTTTTGCCCGGTTTTGTCGCCCAGACGGGCGACCCCACCGGCACAGGCGGCGGCGGTCCCGGCTACGCCATCCCCAACGAAATTGATCCCGCCCTGTCCCACGACACGGCCGGCATGGTGGCTATGGCCAACTCCGGCCCGGATACCAACGGCAGCCAGTGGTATGTCACCCTGGCCGACGTCCGTCAGTTGGATGGCGGGTATACCATCTTTGGCCGGGTGATTGAGGGCATGGACGTGGTACAGTCCATTGCGCCACGCGACCCAGCGACGAATCCCAATGCTCCTCCCGGCGATAAAATAGATACAGTGATCATTGAAACGCAGCCATAA
- a CDS encoding PspC domain-containing protein — protein sequence MAQNEKRFVRSRHNRQIAGVCGGLGEYLNIDPTIIRLLFVLMFLFASGGFWVYVILWIVMPQETESGTTTGKFINEDEPF from the coding sequence ATGGCACAAAATGAAAAAAGATTTGTTCGTTCGCGGCATAATCGGCAAATAGCCGGGGTGTGCGGTGGGTTAGGCGAGTATTTGAATATCGATCCGACGATTATCCGCCTGTTGTTCGTCCTGATGTTCCTCTTTGCCAGCGGCGGTTTTTGGGTTTATGTCATTTTATGGATTGTCATGCCCCAAGAGACCGAGTCTGGCACAACCACAGGCAAGTTCATCAACGAAGACGAGCCGTTTTAA
- a CDS encoding patatin-like phospholipase family protein: MPTENRKRALVLSGGGGRGAYHVGVLRFLEEHEWLPDVVVGTSIGAVNGAAIASGHNAYSLWSLWKRLRTQDVQKAHLNLGSPYLLDTSPLRETLQRQGWVNFERINSAEAKVHLRVTATEVNTGHLHVFGNSTDVYPSRMRREPLGLDHIIASCSIPIVYPATQLHDNLYWDGATVANTPLGPAIDAGAEEIVVVIMTPWEEDEENQTETPRNMLSAASVMLEWALLASFQADLKMFRRINDLVRLEVENARLRAINSLLIEQLQYGEDVDLVDENGDGIPDVFQDKFHALPDPIIVSPKRPIPVEQIVRYTRKGHEELYEMGYEDAKRAWRESGKPVEGESA, from the coding sequence ATGCCCACTGAAAACCGTAAACGAGCTTTGGTTTTATCCGGCGGCGGCGGGCGCGGCGCCTACCACGTCGGTGTGCTGCGCTTCCTGGAAGAACACGAATGGCTGCCAGACGTCGTCGTTGGCACTTCGATTGGCGCGGTCAATGGCGCGGCCATCGCTTCCGGCCACAACGCCTATTCCCTCTGGTCGCTCTGGAAACGCCTGCGCACCCAAGATGTGCAAAAGGCCCATCTCAACCTGGGCAGCCCCTACTTACTAGACACATCCCCCCTGCGCGAAACGTTGCAGCGCCAGGGTTGGGTCAACTTCGAGCGCATTAACTCAGCCGAGGCCAAAGTCCATTTACGCGTCACCGCCACCGAAGTCAATACCGGGCATTTGCATGTCTTTGGCAATTCCACCGACGTGTATCCCAGCCGGATGCGCCGCGAACCACTTGGCCTCGATCATATCATCGCCAGCTGCTCCATTCCCATTGTTTACCCGGCCACCCAACTGCATGACAACCTGTATTGGGATGGCGCTACCGTTGCCAACACGCCCCTGGGACCGGCTATTGACGCCGGGGCGGAGGAAATTGTGGTGGTGATTATGACGCCCTGGGAGGAAGACGAGGAGAACCAGACGGAAACGCCGCGCAATATGCTTTCGGCCGCCAGCGTGATGCTGGAATGGGCCTTGCTGGCCTCTTTCCAGGCCGACCTGAAGATGTTCCGGCGCATTAACGACCTGGTGCGTTTGGAAGTGGAGAACGCGCGTCTGCGGGCCATCAATTCGCTGTTGATCGAACAGCTTCAGTACGGTGAAGACGTGGACCTGGTGGATGAAAATGGCGATGGCATTCCTGACGTGTTTCAGGACAAATTTCACGCCTTGCCCGACCCGATCATCGTCTCGCCCAAACGGCCGATTCCTGTTGAACAAATCGTGCGCTACACCCGCAAAGGGCACGAAGAATTGTACGAAATGGGCTACGAAGACGCCAAACGCGCCTGGCGTGAAAGCGGCAAACCAGTAGAAGGCGAGAGCGCATAA
- a CDS encoding glycosyltransferase family 2 protein: MKPTFSIIAPVYNEEPVLPTLYQRIHEVMEGVGEPWELVLVDDGSRDQSAAVIAELHQKDARVRGLSFSRNFGFQEAVTAGMDYAQGQAVILTDADLQDPPEVIPEMIAKWREGYDVVYGVRSEREGETWFKLTTAKLFYRLIHRITSVNIPLDTGDFRLMDRRVVDALGSMRERNRFLRGMVPWVGYRQTGVHFKRAPRYAGEAKYSSVRRMFRFAMNAITSFSYVPLQLATYLGFTIAAIAGLAILTVILLRLFGPHNPLVGQATTLVAVLFLGGVQLISLGIIGEYLGRIYDEVKGRPLYLVQQTWGYDDKPTDV, encoded by the coding sequence ATGAAACCCACCTTTTCGATTATAGCCCCGGTTTACAACGAAGAACCTGTCCTGCCCACCCTCTACCAGCGCATTCACGAAGTGATGGAAGGGGTTGGCGAACCGTGGGAACTGGTCCTGGTAGATGATGGCAGCCGGGACCAGTCGGCGGCCGTTATTGCCGAACTGCATCAGAAAGACGCCCGCGTCAGGGGGCTGAGTTTTTCGCGTAACTTTGGTTTTCAGGAAGCTGTCACCGCTGGGATGGATTATGCCCAGGGTCAGGCGGTCATCCTGACCGACGCCGACTTACAAGACCCACCGGAAGTCATTCCAGAAATGATTGCCAAGTGGCGCGAAGGCTACGACGTGGTCTATGGCGTGCGCAGCGAACGCGAAGGCGAGACCTGGTTCAAACTAACCACCGCCAAGCTGTTCTACCGCCTCATCCACCGCATCACCAGTGTCAACATTCCCCTGGACACCGGCGACTTTCGGCTGATGGATCGGCGCGTGGTGGACGCTCTGGGCAGTATGCGCGAGCGTAATCGTTTTTTACGCGGCATGGTCCCCTGGGTGGGCTACCGGCAGACCGGCGTCCATTTTAAGCGCGCCCCCCGTTATGCCGGCGAGGCTAAATACAGCTCAGTCCGGCGTATGTTTCGCTTTGCCATGAACGCCATCACCAGCTTCTCCTACGTGCCGCTGCAGCTGGCGACTTATCTCGGTTTCACCATTGCCGCCATAGCTGGTCTGGCGATTCTGACGGTGATCTTGCTGCGCCTTTTTGGCCCGCACAACCCGTTAGTGGGGCAGGCAACAACGCTGGTGGCCGTGTTGTTCTTAGGCGGCGTTCAGTTGATCAGCCTGGGCATTATTGGTGAATACTTGGGACGCATTTATGACGAGGTGAAGGGACGGCCGTTATACCTGGTACAGCAAACCTGGGGCTACGACGACAAGCCCACCGACGTTTAA
- a CDS encoding HlyD family efflux transporter periplasmic adaptor subunit, whose amino-acid sequence MNEGKRTNRKRWIWIGIGIVALLVAAVLAAPLLFGEQLLARQQNQAVSTGQTVTAFVGDLTANAAASGQIKAQRDARLALTASGEVAEVHVAAGDQVTAGQPLLTLDTAVIERAVQSAEQTLLIQQANLAALLAAPTASALAASEAAVASAQAQLDGLRAGPSEAEIAASEANVRAAQANVWAANEQLQLAQSGASQSEIASAQAELIGALGNRSATQELYDKLTECFDINTPDGQSFSICPGLGDPEEQTRSSLAVANANATTAQARLDALLGGPDANSVAIAQASLAAASAQLEASRANHQLLLRGVSQAQIVAAEASLAQAQANLDALVSGPSAAQAAAAEVAVEQARIGLQRAQRNLANATLAAPFAGVVTAVYVNPGETASGILVEMVDTASLEVSLSVDEVDVGDIAIGQPAEITLETWPDTVLSGEVVSIAPRAMQNNSAVVSYEVFLSLGETDLPVRVGMTANANLRTNNYENVLLVGNAAINADRSRGTYSVNRVTTNSDGSQTVDVVPVTIGLRDGAFTQITSGLAEGDVLLIGNVAPVFQFGSGPPPGAGDGGGPFGGG is encoded by the coding sequence ATGAACGAAGGTAAACGCACGAATCGTAAACGATGGATATGGATCGGTATTGGAATTGTGGCTCTGTTGGTGGCGGCTGTGTTGGCTGCGCCCCTGCTCTTTGGCGAACAACTGCTTGCCCGCCAACAAAACCAGGCCGTTAGCACCGGTCAGACTGTAACCGCTTTCGTCGGCGACCTGACGGCCAACGCTGCGGCCAGCGGCCAGATTAAGGCGCAGCGGGATGCGCGCCTGGCGCTGACAGCTTCGGGCGAAGTCGCCGAAGTGCATGTCGCCGCCGGCGACCAGGTGACGGCCGGGCAGCCGTTATTGACGCTGGATACGGCCGTGATAGAACGCGCCGTGCAGTCAGCCGAACAAACGCTGCTGATTCAACAGGCCAATCTGGCCGCCTTGTTGGCTGCGCCAACCGCCAGCGCGTTGGCCGCGTCTGAGGCGGCTGTGGCCTCGGCCCAGGCGCAGCTAGATGGTTTGCGCGCCGGCCCCAGCGAAGCCGAAATCGCCGCGTCAGAGGCCAATGTGCGGGCAGCCCAGGCCAATGTGTGGGCAGCCAACGAGCAGTTGCAACTGGCGCAAAGTGGGGCCAGTCAATCCGAAATCGCCTCGGCCCAGGCCGAGCTAATCGGCGCACTGGGCAATCGCAGCGCCACCCAAGAGTTGTATGACAAGCTCACCGAATGTTTCGACATCAATACCCCGGATGGGCAAAGCTTTAGCATTTGCCCCGGCCTGGGCGACCCGGAAGAGCAAACCCGCTCCTCGTTGGCGGTAGCCAACGCCAACGCAACCACCGCCCAGGCCCGACTGGACGCGCTGCTGGGCGGGCCGGATGCCAATTCTGTGGCAATTGCCCAGGCCAGCCTGGCGGCGGCCAGCGCCCAATTGGAAGCCTCGCGCGCCAACCACCAACTGCTCTTGCGCGGCGTCTCTCAGGCGCAGATTGTGGCGGCGGAAGCATCGCTGGCGCAAGCCCAGGCCAACCTGGATGCGTTGGTGAGTGGCCCGTCGGCGGCGCAGGCAGCGGCGGCTGAGGTGGCGGTGGAACAGGCGCGGATTGGCTTGCAGCGGGCGCAGCGAAACCTGGCGAATGCCACGTTGGCAGCGCCGTTTGCTGGGGTGGTTACGGCCGTCTATGTCAACCCTGGTGAAACTGCCAGCGGCATCCTCGTCGAAATGGTGGATACTGCCAGCCTGGAAGTATCGCTGTCTGTGGATGAGGTGGACGTAGGCGATATTGCCATCGGTCAGCCGGCCGAGATCACCCTGGAAACCTGGCCTGATACCGTTTTGTCTGGCGAAGTGGTTTCCATTGCCCCCCGCGCCATGCAAAACAACAGCGCCGTTGTCAGTTACGAAGTGTTTCTCAGTTTGGGTGAAACAGACCTGCCGGTGCGGGTGGGCATGACCGCCAACGCCAATCTGCGCACCAACAACTACGAAAACGTTCTGCTGGTTGGCAACGCGGCCATCAATGCCGACCGCAGCCGGGGGACATATTCCGTAAACCGGGTGACAACCAACAGCGATGGCAGCCAGACTGTTGACGTGGTTCCAGTGACTATTGGCCTGCGCGATGGGGCCTTCACCCAAATCACCAGTGGTTTGGCGGAAGGGGACGTGCTGCTGATCGGCAACGTCGCCCCGGTCTTCCAATTTGGCAGTGGGCCGCCGCCGGGCGCGGGTGACGGTGGTGGTCCATTTGGTGGCGGGTAG
- a CDS encoding glycoside hydrolase, which yields MPHSKFSQPPHPLVDRNPFRQRMYQPSSILPFAEARLRLPEPVLPEQPGWVEMYWRAWEMAWSNLRRPKADSGFVANFMALPAESISLWDSAFAVQYGWYGRRAFDCMGSLSNFYARQHDDGCICREINTTTGKDFFYPFDPNGAGPNLLAWTEWRYFRATGDDGRLADVFYPLVAYHHWLRANRTWPNGLYWATGLSSGMDNQPRVPDSKYHHRHWSWIDATVQAIVNGRILEQMGALLELPDAVKDITEERVRLIQRVNDKLWNDETNFYLDVDANGRFSQVKSIGAYWALLDAGIIPDARLGPFIQHLREGWAFKVAHRIPSQSADSEGYNAGTGNAWRGGVWPPTNYMVLRGLRNVGQFALAHTIAANHLENVWDVYQHTDTFWENYAPEQAAPGEPARADFVGPSGLSPIAILLEDVIGLSVDWPLRRVTWDRRLETAALYGVRNYPLGQEGTLELLGDQTQVTVNTDVPFTLVIRDGSLNLQTAVPVGVTVIDLT from the coding sequence ATGCCGCATTCCAAGTTTAGCCAACCACCGCACCCCCTGGTTGATAGGAACCCTTTCCGCCAGCGAATGTATCAACCCAGCTCGATTCTCCCTTTTGCCGAGGCCCGGCTGCGGCTGCCTGAGCCGGTCTTGCCAGAGCAGCCCGGTTGGGTGGAGATGTATTGGCGCGCCTGGGAGATGGCCTGGTCTAACTTGCGCCGCCCCAAAGCGGACAGCGGTTTTGTGGCTAACTTTATGGCGCTGCCGGCCGAGAGCATCAGTTTGTGGGACAGTGCCTTTGCCGTGCAATACGGCTGGTACGGCCGTCGCGCGTTCGACTGCATGGGCAGCCTGAGCAACTTCTATGCCCGGCAGCACGACGATGGTTGCATCTGCCGCGAAATCAACACCACCACCGGCAAAGATTTCTTTTACCCGTTTGATCCCAACGGCGCCGGACCAAATCTGTTGGCCTGGACTGAATGGCGTTATTTTCGGGCGACGGGCGACGACGGCCGTCTGGCCGATGTATTTTACCCCCTCGTGGCTTACCATCATTGGCTACGCGCCAATCGCACCTGGCCCAACGGCCTGTATTGGGCCACCGGCCTGAGCAGCGGCATGGATAATCAGCCGCGTGTGCCCGACAGTAAATATCACCATCGCCATTGGAGCTGGATAGACGCCACCGTGCAAGCCATTGTCAACGGCCGTATCCTGGAACAAATGGGCGCGCTGCTGGAACTGCCCGACGCGGTGAAAGACATCACCGAAGAACGTGTCCGGCTTATTCAACGGGTCAACGACAAGCTGTGGAACGACGAGACCAATTTTTACCTGGATGTGGACGCAAACGGCCGTTTCAGCCAGGTGAAAAGCATAGGCGCGTATTGGGCCTTGCTCGACGCGGGCATCATCCCCGATGCGCGCCTGGGGCCGTTTATACAGCATTTGCGCGAAGGCTGGGCCTTTAAAGTAGCCCACCGCATCCCCAGCCAGTCGGCCGACAGCGAGGGATATAACGCCGGAACCGGCAATGCCTGGCGCGGCGGCGTCTGGCCGCCGACTAACTACATGGTCTTGCGCGGCCTGCGCAACGTGGGGCAGTTTGCTCTGGCCCACACCATTGCGGCCAACCACCTGGAAAACGTTTGGGACGTCTACCAGCATACCGATACCTTTTGGGAGAATTATGCCCCGGAGCAAGCCGCGCCCGGCGAACCGGCGCGGGCTGATTTTGTGGGGCCGTCCGGCCTGTCGCCCATCGCCATTTTGCTGGAAGATGTGATTGGCCTGAGCGTGGATTGGCCGCTGCGCCGGGTGACGTGGGACCGCCGTTTGGAAACGGCAGCGCTCTATGGCGTGCGCAATTATCCGCTGGGGCAGGAAGGCACGCTGGAGCTGCTGGGCGACCAAACCCAGGTGACGGTGAACACAGACGTTCCCTTCACATTGGTCATTCGTGATGGCAGCCTGAATTTGCAAACGGCCGTGCCCGTCGGCGTAACGGTCATAGACCTGACTTAG